The Sulfurospirillum halorespirans DSM 13726 genome has a window encoding:
- a CDS encoding sensor histidine kinase, with protein MSSLTLFATVFLIGFILLVGILWIYLLLQQKRKFKQLIDFAIEGMVVSHKGCVIEINVQALKIFGGTDKEEILGRPLIDFIAPESKALIQEQSTKRHTEMYECMLLRKDGTVFPGLVRGSIVKGFGKTVRISAIIDLTELKEAQYALQALNENLEMQVKVQIEKNRQQEMMLFQQSRHAQMGEMISMIAHQWRQPLNVLSLLAQNIVFKYKLQKLDERIMDEFKEDSMRQIVQMSKTIDDFRDFFKPDKSIKVFDIKQQLSNAVEMVKPIVAAHGIEIGFESEEGLKIESYPNEFGQSIINILNNAKDVLLESCGEFSKRITVRAKRGEAGKIMITIEDNGGGIDAFVMPYIFEPYFSTKGAKHGTGLGLYMSKIILEEHMHGHISVENTETGAKFEIVLQGLM; from the coding sequence ATGTCGTCCTTAACACTCTTTGCAACTGTTTTTCTCATTGGGTTTATCCTTCTTGTGGGTATCTTATGGATTTATCTGCTCTTGCAGCAGAAGCGAAAATTTAAGCAGCTGATCGATTTTGCCATTGAAGGTATGGTCGTCTCCCATAAAGGGTGTGTGATTGAGATTAATGTGCAAGCGTTGAAAATTTTTGGTGGAACCGATAAAGAAGAGATTTTAGGAAGACCGCTGATTGATTTCATCGCTCCTGAGTCAAAAGCGCTGATACAAGAACAGTCAACAAAACGTCATACGGAGATGTATGAGTGCATGCTTTTACGCAAAGATGGCACAGTTTTTCCAGGTTTGGTGCGAGGCTCCATTGTCAAAGGGTTTGGAAAGACGGTACGGATCTCGGCGATCATTGATCTTACCGAGCTTAAAGAGGCGCAGTACGCACTGCAAGCACTCAATGAAAACTTAGAGATGCAAGTCAAAGTCCAAATCGAAAAAAATCGCCAGCAAGAGATGATGCTCTTTCAGCAATCACGTCATGCCCAAATGGGCGAAATGATCAGCATGATTGCGCACCAATGGAGACAACCTCTGAATGTTCTCTCTCTTTTAGCGCAAAACATTGTCTTTAAGTACAAACTTCAAAAATTAGACGAGCGTATTATGGATGAATTTAAAGAGGACTCGATGCGCCAGATTGTGCAGATGTCTAAAACAATTGATGATTTTAGAGACTTTTTTAAACCCGACAAGTCGATCAAAGTATTTGACATAAAGCAGCAACTCTCCAATGCCGTGGAGATGGTCAAACCCATTGTTGCCGCACATGGAATCGAAATTGGCTTTGAAAGCGAAGAGGGGCTGAAAATCGAGAGCTATCCCAATGAATTTGGGCAGTCCATTATTAATATCCTCAACAACGCCAAAGATGTACTTTTAGAGAGTTGCGGAGAGTTTTCCAAACGGATCACAGTTCGTGCAAAACGAGGTGAGGCGGGGAAGATTATGATCACCATCGAAGACAATGGTGGGGGCATCGATGCGTTTGTGATGCCTTACATTTTTGAGCCCTATTTTTCAACCAAAGGGGCAAAACATGGAACAGGACTGGGGCTTTACATGAGCAAAATTATCCTTGAAGAGCACATGCATGGTCACATCAGCGTTGAAAATACCGAGACAGGTGCAAAATTTGAGATTGTATTGCAAGGATTGATGTAA
- a CDS encoding response regulator, protein MDLALLKNVRPLIIEDEKDILDSFFTLFDTIFDEFYTARNGEEGLYRFYKNTPDVIITDLQMPFMGGFRMMERIRMENAEIPIIITSAHSEEEHLARAKALRVDDYLRKPFDIDELFEKIYTCCIVKNGSGKINFDHFTL, encoded by the coding sequence ATGGATTTAGCGCTACTTAAAAATGTTCGTCCGTTGATTATTGAAGATGAAAAAGATATTTTAGACTCGTTTTTTACACTGTTTGATACGATTTTTGATGAATTTTACACCGCACGCAATGGCGAAGAGGGGCTGTACCGATTTTACAAAAATACCCCCGATGTGATTATTACCGATCTGCAAATGCCTTTTATGGGTGGCTTTCGCATGATGGAGCGCATTCGCATGGAAAATGCAGAGATTCCCATTATTATCACTTCCGCGCACAGTGAAGAAGAACACCTTGCCCGTGCCAAAGCGCTTAGGGTCGATGACTATCTTCGCAAACCTTTCGATATTGATGAACTCTTTGAAAAGATTTATACCTGCTGCATTGTCAAAAATGGCTCAGGCAAGATCAATTTCGACCATTTTACCCTGTAA
- a CDS encoding FprA family A-type flavoprotein, with amino-acid sequence MPHLPITLAKDIYFIGVFDPDIRTFDIVMKTANGSSYNAYLIKTTEGVIIVDTVKKEFQDDFFHHVEALCSYDEIKYVIIHHIEPDHSGALPELIRRAPHAKVLISPQATTMLKALAGSVEITFETIWTNKQLTLGDKTITFLTTPYLHWPETMSSYVHEDKLLFSGDVFGAHYYDKRLFNDKVGDFSYAFQYYYDHIMRPFQSYVRSALKLYERFDIALIAPLHGPILRENPQQYIESYHQWSHKVEKYKAGKKILSIFYLTSYKNTQEMAQAIFEGCESVEGVVANMYDLASIEEQNMMAILEESDGFLIGTPTINADAPKPVWDLLSCLMFLDKQGKCAGAFGSYGWSGEAVDHILVRLKSLKLRVPPLTPLKIKLIPSVAELETCYEFGVEFAEILQGKMVEIDLA; translated from the coding sequence ATGCCGCATCTTCCCATAACCCTAGCTAAGGACATCTATTTTATAGGTGTATTTGACCCCGATATTCGTACCTTTGACATTGTCATGAAAACCGCCAATGGTTCAAGTTATAACGCCTATCTCATCAAAACGACTGAAGGTGTCATCATCGTCGATACGGTTAAAAAAGAGTTTCAAGACGATTTCTTTCACCATGTAGAGGCTTTGTGTTCGTACGATGAGATCAAATACGTCATTATCCACCACATCGAGCCTGACCATTCTGGTGCTCTGCCTGAGCTTATACGACGAGCCCCACATGCCAAAGTGCTCATTTCGCCCCAAGCCACGACGATGCTCAAAGCGCTTGCAGGCAGTGTTGAGATCACTTTTGAAACCATTTGGACCAACAAACAGCTCACGTTGGGCGACAAAACGATTACCTTTTTGACGACACCCTATCTGCACTGGCCAGAGACAATGAGCAGTTATGTGCATGAAGATAAACTCCTTTTTAGTGGCGATGTTTTTGGCGCCCACTACTACGACAAACGTCTTTTTAACGACAAAGTAGGTGACTTTTCCTACGCGTTTCAATACTACTACGACCACATTATGCGACCTTTCCAAAGCTATGTCAGAAGTGCGCTGAAACTGTATGAACGTTTTGACATAGCACTGATTGCGCCGCTTCATGGGCCAATTTTGCGTGAAAATCCACAGCAGTACATCGAGTCGTATCATCAGTGGAGTCATAAAGTCGAAAAGTACAAAGCAGGTAAAAAAATTCTCTCTATTTTCTACCTCACCAGCTATAAAAACACGCAAGAGATGGCGCAAGCTATTTTTGAGGGGTGCGAGAGTGTCGAAGGCGTGGTTGCCAATATGTACGATCTTGCCTCCATTGAAGAGCAAAATATGATGGCAATTTTGGAAGAGAGCGATGGCTTTTTAATCGGCACACCCACGATCAATGCCGATGCGCCAAAGCCTGTATGGGACTTACTTTCATGTCTTATGTTTTTAGACAAACAAGGCAAATGTGCAGGGGCTTTTGGTTCGTACGGATGGAGTGGCGAAGCGGTCGATCATATCTTGGTGCGTCTAAAATCGCTAAAACTTCGTGTACCGCCACTCACACCTCTGAAAATCAAACTGATTCCCAGCGTCGCAGAGCTTGAAACGTGCTATGAATTTGGGGTAGAGTTTGCTGAGATTTTACAGGGTAAAATGGTCGAAATTGATCTTGCCTGA
- a CDS encoding NifB/NifX family molybdenum-iron cluster-binding protein — MKIAFASTDNLHVNDHFGWCKCFYLYELKEDSFVFLRALESPNEHAEEGDKLAYKIECLEDANILCASHIGPRASLMVKGSGIFVLKSEKENERIDTLLTTLLTLKNSNPPLWMQRFLHAASSHNPS, encoded by the coding sequence ATGAAAATAGCATTTGCATCGACCGATAACCTTCATGTCAATGACCATTTTGGTTGGTGTAAATGCTTTTACCTCTACGAACTCAAAGAGGACTCTTTTGTGTTTCTAAGAGCACTCGAATCCCCTAATGAGCACGCAGAAGAAGGCGATAAACTCGCCTACAAAATCGAATGCCTAGAAGATGCTAACATTCTGTGCGCTTCGCACATCGGACCTCGCGCATCGCTCATGGTCAAGGGATCAGGCATTTTTGTGCTGAAGTCTGAGAAAGAAAACGAGCGCATTGACACCCTTTTAACCACGCTTTTGACATTAAAAAACAGCAATCCGCCTCTTTGGATGCAAAGGTTTCTCCATGCCGCATCTTCCCATAACCCTAGCTAA
- a CDS encoding 4Fe-4S dicluster domain-containing protein translates to MAVKITDVCINCDSCIDECPATAIVSASDSPINGDTTYVKPEKCIECSDGTTPKCADACPTEGAIVWDLPYTPEYNAYYVAGHESGLYNIREHKKNGIMFPEISPKPYREAVSIADRQAHAPVNA, encoded by the coding sequence ATGGCAGTAAAAATTACGGACGTATGTATCAATTGCGACAGTTGTATCGACGAGTGTCCTGCAACGGCAATCGTGAGTGCAAGCGATTCACCGATCAATGGTGACACAACCTATGTTAAACCTGAAAAATGTATCGAGTGTTCGGATGGTACGACACCAAAATGCGCAGACGCCTGTCCCACCGAGGGCGCTATCGTTTGGGATTTGCCGTATACGCCTGAGTACAATGCGTATTATGTTGCAGGTCACGAGAGCGGTCTTTACAATATCCGTGAACACAAGAAAAACGGCATTATGTTTCCTGAGATCTCTCCAAAACCTTACCGTGAAGCTGTCTCTATCGCTGATCGCCAAGCGCATGCCCCTGTAAACGCGTAA